A single region of the Rutidosis leptorrhynchoides isolate AG116_Rl617_1_P2 unplaced genomic scaffold, CSIRO_AGI_Rlap_v1 contig377, whole genome shotgun sequence genome encodes:
- the LOC139883270 gene encoding 3-oxoacyl-[acyl-carrier-protein] synthase I, chloroplastic-like, translated as MASHVSLPQFDGLRSLNTALQNKPTILRNTNIYFSSTKGLRGKKIVVRAMAAQSAPKREKDPKKRIVITGMGVVSVFGNDIEKFYDKLLEGESGVNYIDKFDVSTFSTKFAAQIHGFSSDGYIDKKNDRRLDDYIRYCLVAGKKAFEDANLNPQILQTMDMSRIGAIVGSGIGGLTTMQSANEALFVKGGYKKITPFFIPYTISNMGSALLAIDLGLRGPCYSIGTACATSNYCFEAAANHIKKGDADVIVAGGAEASIVPIGIGGFIACRALSSRNDEPMKASRPWDRDRDGFVMGEGSGVLVMERLDHALARGSKIYAEYLGGATNCDAHHMTEPRSDGSVVGACIAKALENAHVSPEEVNYINAHGTSTPAGDLAEVRACKRVFTNTDEIKMNGTKSIIGHALGASGGLEAIATIKAINTGWLHPTINQYNLEPEVTIDTVPNVKKQHQVNVAISNSFGFGGHNSVAVFAPFTS; from the exons ATGGCAAGTCATGTTTCTCTGCCACAATTCGATGGTCTTAGATCTCTCAACACAGCTCTTCAGAATAAGCCAACAATATTGAGGAACACAAACATCTACTTCTCATCTACAAAAG GTCTAAGGGGAAAGAAAATAGTGGTGAGAGCAATGGCAGCCCAATCAGCTCCGAAACGAGAGAAAGATCCAAAGAAAAGAATTGTGATAACAGGAATGGGAGTTGTATCAGTTTTTGGCAATGACATTGAGAAATTCTATGATAAGCTTCTAGAAGGAGAGAGTGGTGTCAATTATATCGATAAGTTCGATGTATCCACCTTCTCCACCAAGTTTGCAGCACAAATCCATGGATTCTCTTCAGATGGCTACATCGATAAAAAGAATGATCGTAGACTTGACGATTACATAAGATATTGCCTAGTTGCCGGAAAGAAAGCCTTTGAAGATGCTAACCTCAATCCTCAAATCTTACAAACT ATGGACATGAGCAGAATTGGAGCAATTGTAGGATCGGGAATTGGAGGATTAACGACAATGCAGAGTGCAAATGAAGCTCTCTTTGTAAAGGGAGGGTATAAGAAGATTACTCCATTTTTCATTCCGTACACAATAAGCAACATGGGCTCAGCACTGTTAGCCATAGACCTAGGCTTAAGAGGACCTTGCTACTCCATCGGAACTGCCTGCGCCACTTCTAACTACTGCTTCGAAGCAGCCGCCAACCACATCAAAAAAGGTGATGCTGATGTCATCGTCGCCGGCGGCGCAGAGGCTAGCATCGTCCCCATTGGAATCGGCGGGTTCATAGCCTGTAGGGCTCTGTCTTCGAGGAACGACGAACCTATGAAAGCTTCAAGGCCTTGGGACAGAGACCGCGATGGTTTCGTAATGGGGGAAGGCTCCGGCGTGCTTGTCATGGAGAGGTTGGATCATGCTTTAGCGAGGGGAAGTAAAATCTATGCAGAGTACTTGGGTGGTGCTACTAATTGTGATGCTCATCACATGACGGAGCCTCGTTCGGACGGTTCTGTGGTTGGTGCCTGTATCGCAAAGGCATTGGAAAATGCACACGTGTCACCTGAGGAGGTCAATTACATCAATGCTCATGGTACTTCTACACCGGCGGGAGATTTGGCTGAGGTTAGAGCCTGTAAGAGGGTGTTTACAAATACGGATGAGATTAAGATGAACGGAACTAAG TCAATTATTGGGCATGCACTTGGAGCATCTGGAGGACTTGAAGCCATTGCAACCATTAAAGCTATAAATACCGGTTGGCTACACCCAACAATAAATCAGTAT AACCTGGAGCCAGAGGTCACAATTGATACAGTCCCAAATGTGAAGAAGCAACATCAAGTTAATGTTG CAATCTCAAATTCGTTTGGATTTGGTGGACATAACTCGGTAGCTGTGTTTGCTCCCTTCACATCATAA
- the LOC139883271 gene encoding uncharacterized protein, translating to MGPSKVIATFFIFMILMLVALPPIQACVPCTHPPHPPKHHQPAKPPSKRPPHHGGGGCGSHSKPPSTPNPPVIPPPVILPPPTTFPPYIPSPPSGGGSGGGGGGGGGGGGGGGGGGGGGGGGGGGGSGIVPYPPSSQPTCPINALKLGLCLDVLGGLVHIGLGDPVQNVCCPVLQGLLELEAAVCLCTTIRLKLLNLNIFIPLALQVLVTCGKTPPPGFVCPPL from the coding sequence ATGGGTCCTTCTAAAGTTATTGCAACATTCTTCATATTTATGATTCTCATGTTGGTGGCATTGCCTCCAATTCAAGCTTGTGTTCCTTGTACACATCCTCCACACCCACCAAAGCATCACCAGCCGGCCAAACCACCATCCAAACGTCCACCTCACCATGGCGGAGGCGGCTGCGGCTCTCACTCAAAACCACCTTCCACTCCGAACCCTCCGGTGATTCCTCCTCCCGTCATACTCCCACCTCCTACTACTTTTCCACCTTACATCCCTAGCCCTCCATCAGGCGGTGGCAGTGGAGGAGGTGGAGGTGGAGGAGGCGGAGGAGGAGGTGGAGGAGGCGGAGGAGGAGGTGGGGGAGGAGGCggaggtggtggtggtagtggtattGTTCCATATCCTCCGAGTTCTCAACCAACTTGCCCTATCAATGCTCTTAAATTAGGGCTTTGCTTGGACGTTCTTGGAGGACTGGTTCATATAGGGTTAGGCGACCCGGTTCAGAATGTTTGTTGTCCAGTGCTACAAGGATTGCTTGAACTAGAAGCAGCTGTTTGTCTCTGCACCACAATAAGGCTTAAACTTCTTAACCTTAACATTTTCATTCCTCTAGCTCTACAAGTTCTCGTTACTTGTGGCAAAACTCCTCCACCTGGATTTGTCTGCCCTCCTCTCTAG